DNA sequence from the Parambassis ranga chromosome 1, fParRan2.1, whole genome shotgun sequence genome:
ataatctttctcactgtagaatgctgaactccaaatagtttggaatggttttataagtctttccagattgatttGCAGCAAcagttagaatagaatagaatagaatagaatattctttattaatccctttgggaaggtccctcagggaaatctttggggaaaaaaaagttgaggTTCCACATTATTACCGAGGGGATTGCTGGCTCAAAAACgtctacgtgcagcctttaCTTTAACTCCTGCCTTGCTGCCCCTGTatttcctcctcagctctgccGGGACGTTGTGCTGCATTCCGatgttagtcctcagtgcaaaaagttcttctcttgaataaacaagaTGACTGTCGCATGGTGGTGCCATGttagaaataaaatatatccaCAGGATACGTAAAATAAGTAGATAAAAACGTTAAAGAAAGTAAGAAACACTCGGGTGCGTAGGAGACACCGGTAAGGCAGCCGTCTCCAGCATCGGAAGTAGCTGTTTTAAgtagctgcttctctaacaccattgttaatgtctttctctcttgtcattgtgttaaaccacacctgaatgctccagaaactgtcaaaacatctgtttttatagagctCTGTCAGGACTCCAGTATGGGCCGGTGTTTAATTTTGAAAAAcaatgtttcctgttttattttgtggttCTAACTTCCCTCTTGCTTCAGGTATCTTGTCTTCCTATTCTAACGTGTTCTTTCCCCTGATTACCTGCCctatgtgtttcacctgtgtcaaGTCGTCTTCCCTTcccttgtgtatttattgtgtgtgtctccactTGTCGCCAGATTGTCTTGTGTCCTTGGTGTTCACGCGATCCAGCATTAGTTTGTTTCAGTGTATTCTGTGTGAACTTGTCTTATGGATTCCTATCTTTGCCTTGCCCTTTTAATACCTCTGCCGGCTTTTGGGCTGCTCTTGTGTTTTGGACTCGGCTTGGAAAATTACCAACCTCAGTCTTAGTCTTACCCCATTTGTACTGTGGTCTATTATTGGGCTGAACTACTGTGTACCGAACCTCTGGCTTAAAGTAAACCTTTTGAACTTGGATCTGCCTGTGGGTCGTGCATTTGGGTCCCTCCAGTAGCCAAACCTAACGtcgaatatgttttttttctttgatcatTTTTTGCCAAATAAGTAATGGGacagtgaaaaaaaagttgttcGTACGAAATGTTGTTCGACCTAATATGGTCAGATAATTTTTGTtgactgtttctgtgttttgttgtttgctctctatatttgtgtatgtgtgtttgtgtgtgcctatGTGCATGTCTAGACTGAAAAATTCAACTGTACCCAAGACAGCGACTGCACCAAAAACAAGCAAGGGAGTTATGGTGAGACTCTCTGTCAGCATTTTCTGTCAGTTGTTATAaacatctttatatacagtacttcagtttttcttcttctacaggAATTCAGACTGGAAGATGTGTTCCTTTCAAGAACGACATCAAGATGTGTGAGATCAAAGGGTGGTGTCCTGCTGAGATTGACACCATTGAGATGTAAGAAgacagtgtgcatgtgttaaGGAGCTTTTTACACAGCTCGGTAGTACTGAGGTAGGCTGCCCTGTCAGGTTTCTCTTACCCATTCTCACAGGTTAGGGATACCTGGCAGGGCAAGTGTTAAGTAACTGTTAAGTTAAAAATTCAGCTTCAACTACTTTACTTGAGTGAGGGGGGAAAGTTACATACAACACAAACTAACACAAAGCTGTTTACATGTCTTTTTCAGCAACCCTATGATGGAAGTGGAGAATTTTACCATTTTCATTAAGAATAGCATTCGCTTCCCAATCTTCAACTACACCAAGTACTGTATACTGTTACACCTAAATGTTAAATACAAAGGTGATAATAACATAATGAAGTCTAATGTGTTGATGTGCATGTATGCAGAGGGAACTTCCCTTCTACAATCACTAGCAAGTACATCAAAACATGCAAATTTGACATGGTCAACAACACCTACTGCCCTATCTTCAGAGTGGGAGATATTGTCAACTACGCAGAGCAGGACTTTACCAAGCTGGCACGCAAGGTAAAGACCAGATGTTTTATTTCAATTCTGTGTTAttatccacccatccatccattttctaacCCACTTCATCAAAGTCGTAGTAGCAACATGGATAGCAGAGATACCCAAACCTGTCCCCATCAGCCTCCCTCAGCCTTAAAGGGCGGTGCCCATGGGGCCTTTCAGCCAGATGCATGAACTACCCCAACTGGTTCTTTTCAGTGTGCTAGAGGAACTCTAATAAGTCCATtgccctgcttcaagctcttaATTGAAAATGCAAAGAAATCTCAGCTGTGCCTCTTGTAGCAGATTTTAAACGATGATCCTTTTCTTCCCACATCCCCATCTTTTCTGATTGTTCTGCCAGGGAGGAGTGATTGGAATTAAGATCAACTGGATATGTGATCTGGACAAATCAGATGACCATTGTAACCCTTCATACTCCTTCAAAAGACTGGATGCCATGTCAGAGAAGAATGCTGTTTCACCTGGATACAATTTCAGGTATGTAGCAGCTCTGGTATATACAGAGAAAcaatgttgctgctgctgttcatgaGCCCTCTAATCAATCCTTGACTTCTAAATATATAAGGGCTTATTATTATAACATTTAGCAAATTACTGCATATGGACATATTCTGCAATAGAAATACTGTGATCTTTTTGCCTGCCCAGGTTTGCCAAATACTTCAAGATGGAAAATGGGACAGACTACCGCACTCTGGTCAAAGCCTATGCTATTAGGTTTGATGTTCtcgtgaatggaaatgtgagagtgtattttattgcacattagtgtcaccttcccaataaatacaacaaggtTTAAGATGTTTCTACAATAGCATGCATGTTTTAAGTAGGCATGCATATTTAAATCCATGGCATGGATTTCATATGAAGATGCTACACTCATGACGTAACAGTGCCTAGCAGGAGATGGGAGAACACCTGCTAACGAACTAATGTTCTTCTTTGACAGGCAGGGAAGTTCAATATGATCCCTACACTCATTAACATTGTGGCAGCCTTCCATCTGTGGGAGTGGTGAGTTTCCCTGAGCAGAGCACCAGTTGTTACTCATCAACATTAGTGTAACAACCCTTTATAGTATAAACACATacatatcattttattttgtttcatggTTGTGATGACCAGAGACCAGAGTATGACACAGCAGAGATCACCTAATATAGTGCAGAATCCAAGACTTTATTCGAACAGGCAAAAGTCCATACACGGGTAATCGGTTCACAAGGCTACAACAACCAGCAAGGCTAGCTCCTGAGCTAGTCCAAAGAACAGGGAGGAATCATTCCCTAAGACAAACAAATGCTGGATTGGTCGACTAAGTGTGAAGACAATCgagattaagaatacctttattagtcccacaatggggaaattgcaatCTGGCAAAGACTAGAGGGCAGCGAGGGTTGAATTACCCAGTCAGTGATTAGATGGTTGGAAACCACTGACTCTGAAAAAAGGCAGGAAACTAGATGAAGGAAGCAAGAAGTTAATAACAAAGCAGGAGGACCAgacaattttcaaaataaaacaggaagtgaacagcCCAAATCACAAAGACCATCAGAATGGTTTGATTTTCAGAACTGATTAATAGAGCTAAAACTTTCCGTCTGATTGTAGATTTTAGGGATAGGCTCAAGCACACTGCTCGAAAAATAAAGAGaatattaaaataacacatcctagaccTCAATGAATTAAATATTCCACTTGAAAATCCTCATTGTTTACATAGTGGAAGATGTtcagaacaaaataacatacaaatgatcaatgtaaaccAAATTAgtatcccatggaggtctggatttggaactcaaaataaaagtggaaaatcacattacaggctgatccaacttgagtggaagttcctcaagacaagtcaaaacgAGGCTcatgtgtggcctccacgtgcctgtatgacctccctacgtacaacgcctgggcatgctcctgatgaggcggtggatgttctcctgagggatcttcttccagacctggattaaagcatcagtcaactcctggacagtctgttgTGCGTTGGtagatggaacgagacatgatgtcccagatgtgctcggttggattcaggtctggggaacgggcaggccagtccatagcatcaatgccttcaacATGcagtgctgacacacttcatgaggcctagcattgtcatcatcagaaggaacccagggcccactgcaccagcatatggtctcacaatgggtctgaggatctcatcctacctaatggcagtcagggtacctctggctagcacatggagggctgtgtggcCTCCAAACAAATGCCTCCctacaccattactgacccaccaccaaaccggtcatgctggaggatgttacaggtagcagaacgttctccatgacattctccagactctgtcatgtctgtcacatgtgctcagtgtgaacctgctctcatccgtgaagagcacagggcgccaatggtgaatccaatcttggtgttctctagCAAATGCCAAtcgggctgtaagcacaagtcCCACTTGTGGACATCGGGCCCTCATAGAGTCCATTTCTGACAGTATGAGAAGAAACATGCATAtcagtggcctgctgcaggtcatgttgcagggctctggcagtgctcctcctgttcctccttcaacaaaggagaaggtagcggtcctgctgctgggttgttgccctcctacggctcCCTCCACGtctgtactggcctgtctcctggtctCTCCTCcatgacagacacactgtgtctgcctcatgctacctctaggggtgagagcatagacaaaatgcaaaagtgatcaaacatcaggcagaaaggatgagagcagagacatggtctgtggtcagcacctgcagaacctctcctttatagggcttgtcttgataactgcctctcatttccacctgttgtctgttccatttgcacaacagcagctgaaactgattcagagtcagtgttgatcctaactggacaggctgatctcacagaagagtgactgacgTGGAGTTACATTACTTTTGtcttttgagcagtgtataattTGGCCTTAGCTGTTCTATTGAAAAAGGATCTATCTATGAAGGGCCAAAGTTAATCTGGATGCTCGGCCCCAACCACAGCCACCATTTAGCTGCAAATTGAGACAATCTAATGTCAAGCTTATGTATTAATAATGCTTTCATCTGGGTGTTGCAGCCTGAATCATTTTTTAATGACTACCTAACCTTAAACCAATGATATAGGAAAAACATAACGTATTTGTTTCAAAtcacattcaaaataaaagccatagTTAAAGTGTCCTGCATTACTGTTTATGGCATTTGGGTATACAACTGAATCATGAATTTGCATGCATGTGCTTTATAAAGAAAATGTATCAGGCTGCTTTTATTGTGCAGGGTACATTTCTGTGTGACATCATACTGCTGCACTTCCTCAAAGGTGGAGAGAAGTACAAGGCCAAGAAATTTGAAGAGGTAACATATAGGGATTTCTTACCATAAATGTTCATACTGAAATGTCATTAGGCGCATGTATGTTATTAGCCAGAAGAGCGGCAGCTAGTGAGACCAGACTGTAGTTTGCTGTATTGATAGAAACACCTTAATCTGCACTTTAATCTGTAAAGACATTGCAAGTAACCAAATCCAATAGTACCAAAATAACCAGGGAAGAAATACagttacattaaaacaaaggaGCTAAGGATTgaacagaaaacaagaacagAAACGAGGACAGTCAAGTACTTAAAATTGGTTTTGCATCTGCTGTATCATCAGCTCATTTTCACATTCTCTTTTGTAATCAAATGTaaatccatctctctctctctctctctcatacactgCAGGTGTCAGACAATCAGCTGGAATCCCAGAGCAACAAGTTGTATCGTTCAGAGCTGTCTCTCCGACAAACCATTATGAGATCCAGTGACTCGGGGGCATTTTCTATTGAACATTACAGCTGAAGTAACGGGAGGAACAACCAACTGCTAATATTCTCTTATTATCATACAGTACCTAAGTGAAACCTAAGTGTTTGTCAGTGTAAAGAAAAGCATGACATAGAACATGCTCCTTGacattgttgatgaagattctcagccatccaggtcataatacgtagagaaaattgaagcaaggcatctggacttgtggagttttcttcttcatactcacagcaagaacaaagggctgtcaaccagtccccctccggcagtctcagtcattagccagtcgttagacacacctggcccagtcagccagatcatcacaggtaagtatggaaacatttagagctattgtttgtaagttttatccagacccacccactgaggtcctccaccacatataaaccatgtttcccaccaaacagaactgatgaagctgcttggatgagcagagaaacgtcttcaagaaaactctacaagtccagacgccttgcttcaaccatCTCTATCCCTGGACATTGTTGCACTACACAGACAAGGATAATTAAAGTAGtatgtattaaatataaatacaatacagtCTTCAACATTGTCTTTGCATGAAAACACAGGGGCATGTGACACTAGTTCAATAATTTTAGATACCCTTAAAAGGGACTTTACTGTAATGATCCTTATTGTACACTACACCAGCAATAAAACAGCTGGCATGGTTTAAtagctctgctgtgttttcctctctgaTACAATCATGAAATATGCTGAAGATTGATTAGCTTGATGATTTCCGAGTACAGGAACTGTAGATAGAAAACCCTTAATAAAGAATATCCTGCTGTTACTGTTGAACAAGCACATCACTTCACTTTGAAGCCCAGCCAACATCTGGTCACAACTGAAACTGATGCTATGATTTTCACTTTCACAAAAGCATGCCTTTCTTCTTGTGTAAGTATGTAACTTGAGCAGTATAGTAAGTAGATTCTGAtaaatggtgatgatgatgaagaggcaCAGTAtgcagtgacacagacagaggaaaagacATTTAGGGGCTGCtggggaaagaaagaaagctaaTTCGGTAAAGAGAGCAACACCATGTGATCCCCTCTCATGTTACTAATGGAGCGTTTCAGCCGCCTCTCAGATTCCAGGCTCAGTTCTGAACTGAACTGATTGTTCGGGATGGGCTGTTCTTGTTGCCAGTGCCTTTGTATCTAATACTATAAAATAGCATCATGGTAGTTTAACATTCCCATTTCAAATTTGAAATAAATGTATTCCATAGTGCTGTGCCAGCCTTAGTTTTGACAGGTGCCATTAGTTTCCTCTCTTAAGTGAGTCACGCCTGTAAGCAGCCTCCATTCACGCAGAGTCACTTCAGCCTTGTCAGTAGAGGGCGCTCTAAGCCCTACACTTAAATGATCACttaatagtttttttctgtttggtaCATTTCTCACATCACTGTTTACATTTGCACAACAGTTAGTTCAGCGCCCACAACATTTAGTCATTTGTGCACATTATAGTCGCCTTTACTCATTCCTTCCAACAACCTGCAAATGCTTTTGGACATGCAATCATTGCTTTCCAGATTCAGATTTTAAGCATTTATTGTCATGTTCACAGTAAGCAAACGGGTTTCCCTGTGCTGTCCACACTGAAAAGGTACAATAagaaaaatagaataatttacaaacagggcaaaatataaactatgaatAGGTAAGTAGAGCTATAtacgtgcatgtgtgctacatcagctgttgtgcaaatttgGCAGAGAATGAATAAATATGCAAAACTGTAAGGAGGTAAACAGATCAGTGGGT
Encoded proteins:
- the LOC114437039 gene encoding LOW QUALITY PROTEIN: P2X purinoceptor 3-like (The sequence of the model RefSeq protein was modified relative to this genomic sequence to represent the inferred CDS: inserted 1 base in 1 codon), whose product is MSCLKNFFTYETTKSVVVKSMTIGIINRVVQLLIITYFVGWVFLHEKAYQERDTAIESSVMTKVKGFGIYNNRVMDVADYVTPTQGASVFCIITKLITTENQVQGYCPETEKFNCTQDSDCTKNKQGSYGIQTGRCVPFKNDIKMCEIKGWCPAEIDTIEINPMMEVENFTIFIKNSIRFPIFNYTKGNFPSTITSKYIKTCKFDMVNNTYCPIFRVGDIVNYAEQDFTKLARKGGVIGIKINWICDLDKSDDHCNPSYSFKRLDAMSEKNAVSPGYNFRFAKYFKMENGTDYRTLVKAYAIRFDVLVNGNAGKFNMIPTLINIVAAFXSVGVGTFLCDIILLHFLKGGEKYKAKKFEEVSDNQLESQSNKLYRSELSLRQTIMRSSDSGAFSIEHYS